One segment of Leptospira kirschneri serovar Cynopteri str. 3522 CT DNA contains the following:
- a CDS encoding ferredoxin — protein MADKNDKVKQNAPGKYYIDNSCVPCNDCLEEAPMLLKYTEDESKVYFHRQPVTPEEEIAARKAMEICPVEALGDDGE, from the coding sequence ATGGCTGATAAAAACGATAAGGTGAAGCAGAACGCACCGGGAAAATATTATATCGATAATAGTTGTGTTCCTTGTAATGATTGTTTAGAAGAAGCTCCTATGCTTCTTAAATATACAGAAGATGAATCTAAAGTTTATTTTCATAGACAGCCGGTGACTCCCGAAGAAGAAATCGCAGCTAGAAAAGCCATGGAAATTTGTCCTGTCGAAGCCCTCGGAGATGACGGGGAATAA
- a CDS encoding PAS domain-containing sensor histidine kinase: MSEFKIQSADFYKFLIERSPELICFHDPNGVFLYVSPSVTSMLGYQPEELIGKNPYDYFNPLDKKRIFTNSHQPVLEGKKREQVEYQFLRKDGKYVWLQTITQPIFDDHGNVTALLATTREYSGLNTILEASKNKQALEEVRLSEEKFFNAFYYSSIGMALVSLEGKWLEVNSSLLDIIGYSREEILKLMFQDITHPDDLTTDLSLLQETLEGKRDSYRMEKRYFHKNGNVIWVLLVVSIVRDSQKNPLFFISQIQDISDRKNMLSALIEKNETLQALSNHLTERNSQLEEFNQIVSHNLRSPIGNIFTLTTMLCEKYGTDKDQLFQSLETSVKDLMTTLNDIVEVIKIRKNRNVDKQTILFKDAFYKVQNLLSTQIQEMNADIRTDFNAAPEIFYSKVYLESILLNLLSNALKYSDPNKKSEISFVSFIEDKKIFLVVRDNGLGIDLRKYGHQIFKMNKTFHREREGQGIGLFMTKNQIESLGGEITVESSPGKGTSFLINFNKYNDFEQY, translated from the coding sequence TTGAGTGAATTTAAAATTCAGTCGGCTGATTTTTATAAATTTTTAATTGAAAGAAGTCCGGAGTTAATTTGTTTTCATGATCCGAACGGAGTTTTTCTTTATGTCAGCCCCTCCGTAACTTCTATGTTAGGTTATCAACCGGAGGAATTGATCGGTAAGAATCCATACGATTACTTTAATCCTCTTGATAAAAAAAGGATTTTTACAAATTCTCATCAACCGGTTTTGGAAGGGAAAAAACGAGAACAAGTAGAATACCAATTTCTTAGAAAAGATGGAAAATACGTTTGGTTACAGACCATCACTCAACCGATTTTTGACGATCATGGAAATGTGACCGCTCTTCTTGCAACTACTCGAGAATACTCTGGATTGAATACAATATTAGAAGCTTCAAAAAATAAGCAGGCCCTAGAAGAGGTTCGTCTTTCCGAAGAAAAATTTTTCAACGCGTTTTATTATTCCAGCATCGGTATGGCGCTTGTTTCTTTAGAAGGAAAATGGTTGGAAGTAAATTCGAGTCTTTTAGATATAATCGGTTATTCCAGAGAAGAAATTTTGAAACTTATGTTTCAAGATATAACACATCCGGATGATCTTACCACAGATTTAAGTCTTTTACAAGAAACACTAGAAGGTAAACGAGATAGTTATAGAATGGAGAAGAGATACTTTCATAAAAACGGAAATGTTATCTGGGTTTTATTGGTGGTGTCTATTGTAAGAGATTCACAAAAGAATCCGTTATTTTTCATTTCTCAGATCCAAGATATTAGTGATCGTAAAAATATGCTTTCCGCGTTGATAGAAAAGAATGAAACACTCCAAGCTCTCAGCAATCACTTGACGGAAAGAAATTCTCAATTGGAAGAATTTAACCAGATCGTTTCTCACAATCTGCGTTCTCCTATTGGAAATATATTTACTCTTACTACAATGCTCTGTGAGAAATACGGCACGGACAAAGATCAGCTTTTTCAATCTTTGGAAACGAGCGTAAAAGATTTAATGACCACGTTGAACGATATAGTGGAAGTAATCAAAATTCGAAAAAATCGAAATGTAGATAAACAGACGATTCTGTTTAAAGATGCATTTTATAAGGTTCAAAATCTTCTTTCTACTCAGATTCAGGAAATGAATGCGGATATTCGAACTGATTTTAATGCGGCCCCTGAAATTTTTTATTCGAAAGTATATCTGGAAAGTATATTATTGAATTTATTGAGCAATGCCTTAAAATACTCCGACCCGAATAAAAAATCGGAAATTTCTTTCGTCTCATTTATTGAAGATAAAAAGATCTTTTTAGTTGTACGGGACAACGGCCTAGGAATCGATCTTAGAAAATATGGCCACCAAATCTTTAAAATGAACAAAACGTTCCATCGAGAAAGAGAAGGCCAGGGTATCGGGTTATTTATGACGAAAAATCAAATAGAATCTCTTGGGGGCGAAATAACGGTTGAAAGTTCTCCCGGTAAAGGTACATCTTTCCTCATTAATTTCAATAAATACAATGATTTCGAACAATATTAA
- a CDS encoding response regulator, with protein MNFWLVDDDSIYIMIARRFLEKDGRVTKLRDFQDGELALQELQTLSSDREELPDAILLDINMPFMDGWQFLDEFKKIQGALAKKITIFMVSSSVDERDIVKANSFPEVKGYLSKPLTQDHIQKLYNQLV; from the coding sequence ATGAACTTCTGGTTGGTGGATGATGATTCCATCTATATTATGATTGCTAGACGTTTTTTAGAAAAAGACGGTAGGGTCACGAAACTACGCGATTTCCAAGACGGTGAATTAGCCCTTCAGGAACTTCAAACACTGAGTTCGGATCGAGAAGAACTTCCAGATGCAATCCTTTTAGATATTAATATGCCTTTTATGGACGGTTGGCAGTTTTTAGACGAGTTCAAGAAAATTCAAGGGGCTTTGGCTAAAAAAATTACCATCTTTATGGTAAGTTCATCTGTAGACGAAAGAGATATTGTAAAGGCGAATTCCTTTCCAGAAGTCAAAGGTTATCTTTCTAAACCTTTGACTCAAGATCACATTCAAAAACTTTATAACCAACTTGTTTAA
- a CDS encoding NADP-dependent isocitrate dehydrogenase, whose product MSEKTKIAIAHGDGIGPEIMDATLKILNAAGAKIEPIEIEIGEKVYKEGHSSGIKPKAWDILRQTKVFLKAPITTPQGSGYKSLNVTVRTTLGLFANVRPCFSLYPYVETKHPSLDIVIIRENEEDLYTGIEHRQTNDTVQCLKLISRPGSEKIIRYAFEYARAYGRKKVTAMVKDNIMKQTDGLFHDIFKEVAKEYPELETNSQIIDIGAANLADRPQNFDVVVTLNLYGDIISDIVAQIAGSVGMAGSSNIGEIVSMFEAIHGSAPDIAGKNLANPSGLLNASVMMLVHIGQPDIAAKINNAWLLTIEEGIHTGDIFKPGVSRIKVGTKEFADAVIGNLGHLPEKFKPVSFGKAKKITIPEYNRIVQKKDLVGVDIFLDWVGNDPNELGNKLKSISDDLMLKIITNRGVKVYPDGQPETFLIDHWRCRFVSKDALIKQEDPSYHPISHKQVAELLLKLDLAGFDTIKTENLYYFNGKRAFSLGQGE is encoded by the coding sequence ATGTCCGAAAAAACTAAAATTGCAATTGCACACGGTGATGGAATCGGTCCTGAAATTATGGACGCGACTCTCAAAATTTTAAACGCAGCCGGGGCAAAGATCGAACCGATTGAAATCGAAATCGGCGAAAAAGTTTATAAGGAAGGACATTCTTCGGGAATTAAGCCGAAAGCTTGGGATATTCTTAGACAAACTAAAGTATTCCTAAAAGCGCCTATTACAACTCCCCAAGGAAGCGGCTATAAAAGTTTAAACGTCACCGTCAGAACTACTCTCGGTTTATTTGCAAACGTTAGACCCTGTTTCTCACTTTATCCATACGTAGAAACTAAACATCCTTCCCTAGATATTGTAATCATCCGTGAAAACGAAGAAGACCTTTATACCGGAATAGAACACAGGCAAACCAACGATACAGTTCAATGTCTTAAATTAATTTCTCGCCCAGGATCCGAAAAAATCATCCGTTACGCATTCGAATATGCAAGAGCTTACGGAAGAAAAAAAGTAACTGCGATGGTAAAGGATAATATTATGAAACAAACAGACGGTCTATTTCATGACATCTTTAAAGAAGTAGCGAAAGAATATCCAGAACTAGAAACAAATTCTCAAATTATAGATATAGGTGCAGCTAACCTAGCGGACAGACCTCAAAATTTCGACGTAGTAGTCACTTTAAATTTATACGGAGATATTATTTCTGATATAGTCGCTCAAATCGCGGGTTCAGTAGGAATGGCGGGTTCTTCTAATATCGGAGAAATCGTTTCCATGTTCGAAGCAATCCACGGTTCCGCTCCGGACATAGCAGGAAAAAATCTGGCAAATCCATCCGGCTTACTCAATGCCTCGGTGATGATGCTCGTTCATATTGGACAACCGGATATCGCCGCAAAAATTAATAACGCATGGCTATTGACCATTGAAGAAGGAATTCATACTGGAGACATTTTTAAACCGGGAGTAAGCAGAATCAAAGTGGGAACCAAAGAATTTGCCGACGCGGTAATCGGAAATTTAGGACATCTTCCCGAAAAGTTCAAACCGGTTTCCTTCGGAAAAGCTAAGAAAATTACAATTCCTGAATATAATAGAATCGTTCAAAAGAAAGATTTAGTAGGAGTGGATATTTTTCTGGATTGGGTCGGAAATGATCCGAACGAACTCGGCAATAAACTCAAATCGATTTCAGATGATCTTATGTTAAAAATTATCACCAACCGAGGAGTCAAAGTTTATCCAGACGGTCAACCGGAAACTTTTTTGATCGATCACTGGAGATGTAGATTTGTCAGCAAAGATGCGTTGATTAAACAAGAAGATCCTTCTTATCATCCAATTTCTCACAAACAAGTGGCGGAGCTTCTTTTAAAGTTGGACCTGGCCGGTTTTGATACAATCAAAACGGAAAACCTTTATTACTTTAACGGAAAAAGAGCCTTTTCCTTAGGACAAGGAGAATGA
- a CDS encoding nucleoside-diphosphate kinase, producing the protein MSRTFIMIKPDGVKNKHVGNILSRIEKEGFKILGLKYLKLSLEDAKQFYKVHSARPFYNDLCNYMSSGPIVAAALERDNAVLHWREVIGATDPKEAAAGTIRALYAESKEANAVHGSDSDDNAALEISFFFKGNELF; encoded by the coding sequence ATGTCCAGAACGTTTATCATGATAAAACCAGACGGAGTTAAAAACAAACACGTCGGAAACATTCTCTCTAGAATTGAAAAAGAAGGATTCAAAATCCTAGGTTTAAAATACCTAAAGTTATCTCTCGAAGATGCAAAACAATTTTATAAAGTGCATTCTGCTCGTCCATTTTACAACGACTTATGCAACTACATGTCCTCCGGTCCGATCGTCGCCGCTGCTCTTGAAAGAGACAACGCAGTTCTTCATTGGAGAGAAGTAATCGGAGCCACCGATCCAAAAGAAGCCGCCGCTGGAACCATTCGAGCTCTTTATGCGGAAAGTAAGGAAGCCAATGCAGTCCACGGTTCGGATTCGGATGACAATGCCGCGTTGGAAATTTCTTTCTTTTTTAAAGGAAACGAATTATTCTAA
- the coaD gene encoding pantetheine-phosphate adenylyltransferase, translated as MKHLAIYPGSFDPLTKGHLDILQRSLGLFDKVIIAIAVNSNKSTLFSIEERLGFIREVTKGMKGLEIDTFQGLTVDYCNKVGANSIIRGLRAVTDFDYEYAISLMNKKLAPNVETVFLMSSGEYSFISSTIVKEVARHGRDVSNQVPEIVSKALLKKLSQ; from the coding sequence ATGAAACACCTGGCGATTTATCCCGGTTCCTTCGATCCGTTGACAAAAGGACATTTGGACATTCTCCAAAGGTCTTTGGGACTTTTCGACAAAGTAATCATTGCGATTGCCGTCAATTCGAACAAGTCCACTTTATTTTCGATCGAAGAAAGACTCGGATTTATCCGCGAAGTCACAAAAGGTATGAAAGGTTTGGAAATCGACACCTTTCAAGGTCTTACAGTCGATTACTGTAATAAAGTCGGTGCCAACAGTATCATTCGGGGACTTAGAGCCGTTACGGACTTTGATTATGAATATGCAATTTCTTTAATGAATAAAAAATTGGCTCCAAATGTAGAAACCGTTTTTTTAATGTCTTCCGGAGAATATTCATTCATTTCTTCTACGATCGTAAAAGAAGTAGCAAGACATGGAAGGGACGTAAGTAACCAAGTTCCCGAAATTGTAAGCAAAGCATTACTTAAAAAACTCTCTCAATAA
- a CDS encoding argininosuccinate synthase, which translates to MAQNKPVKKIVLAYSGGLDTSVILTWLKDTYDCEVIAFTADIGQKEELSGLEEKGIKTGASKVYIQDLRLEFARDFIFPAIQGNAIYEMRYLLGTSLARPLIAKAMVEVAAKEGADAFAHGATGKGNDQVRFELGVKSLAPEKTIIAPWRIWNFGGRSDLIEYAKSKGIPVPVTTEKPYSMDRNLMHISYEGGILEDPYKEPDEKMFLLTTSPEKAPDAPEYLELDFEEGNCIAINGKKMNPLEIMETLNTIAGKHGVGRVDIVENRLVGIKSRGVYETPGGTILFLAHRDLESITIDRDTQHHKDKLSIEFAELIYNGHWFSSRMKAVRAFITETQRYVSGTVRIKLYKGICSVVGRKSSVSLYNPEMATFEKEELYNQKDAEGFINIYGLPAQETARLRKK; encoded by the coding sequence ATGGCGCAAAACAAACCTGTCAAAAAAATCGTTCTCGCTTATTCCGGTGGATTGGATACGTCCGTAATTCTCACCTGGTTGAAAGATACATACGATTGCGAAGTAATCGCTTTTACTGCAGATATAGGTCAAAAGGAAGAACTTTCCGGACTAGAAGAAAAAGGAATTAAAACAGGGGCTTCTAAAGTTTATATCCAAGACTTACGTTTAGAGTTTGCTAGAGATTTTATTTTCCCAGCCATTCAAGGAAACGCAATTTATGAAATGCGGTATCTTCTTGGAACTTCTCTGGCTCGACCTCTCATTGCCAAGGCGATGGTGGAAGTCGCCGCAAAAGAAGGTGCGGATGCATTTGCACACGGAGCCACCGGTAAAGGAAATGATCAGGTTCGTTTCGAACTCGGTGTGAAATCCTTGGCTCCAGAAAAAACGATCATCGCTCCTTGGAGAATCTGGAACTTCGGCGGTAGATCGGATCTAATCGAATACGCAAAATCCAAAGGAATTCCGGTTCCGGTAACCACGGAAAAGCCGTATTCCATGGACCGCAACCTAATGCATATATCTTATGAAGGTGGAATATTAGAAGATCCTTATAAAGAACCTGACGAAAAAATGTTTCTATTAACAACTTCTCCCGAAAAAGCTCCCGATGCTCCCGAATATTTGGAACTCGATTTCGAGGAAGGAAACTGTATAGCGATCAACGGTAAGAAGATGAATCCTCTTGAAATCATGGAGACCCTCAATACGATTGCGGGTAAACACGGAGTAGGAAGAGTAGACATCGTTGAAAATAGACTCGTAGGAATCAAATCCAGAGGAGTTTATGAAACTCCGGGCGGAACTATATTATTTTTAGCTCATAGAGATTTAGAATCGATCACGATCGACCGGGACACACAACATCATAAAGATAAACTTTCAATCGAATTCGCAGAACTCATTTATAACGGCCACTGGTTTTCTTCCAGAATGAAGGCTGTCCGAGCTTTTATTACAGAAACACAAAGATACGTTAGCGGAACCGTAAGGATAAAACTCTACAAAGGAATTTGTTCCGTTGTGGGAAGAAAATCTTCAGTCTCTCTTTATAATCCAGAAATGGCAACTTTCGAAAAAGAGGAATTATATAATCAAAAAGACGCGGAAGGTTTTATAAACATCTACGGTTTACCCGCTCAAGAAACGGCAAGGCTTCGTAAAAAATGA
- a CDS encoding M4 family metalopeptidase thermolysin: MRLFRLLKINSNIKILLSIFMISILFSCKDKHGSGIESWFVVLNPVQSDSKAISERHHSSNGTLTFAKFNSDLVPYSRKQASEVLKTYLQLPLTSQATFLRSTRVGDFDHDRFQQRYKGIKVENGIYTVVSKENTIELMIGEFYQVPEELSSSPKLSEAEALAKTLKHIGAKKYLWEVSEREAALKRKKNDPNASYFPKGELLIYQHSLPKSNFPKEFRLAYKFGITSIDPPSSRYVYVDSNSGEILSSRDARRYEGISFPSPKPPIEIDVDYSRCIIDREYCIEQGTAMTRFSGLQSITTWTAGKTNHFELKDNSRGNGIYTYSWEFVKDPILDIQLLNIPIIDTDNSWTKSEYHDDYNRDALLDAHWGIGMTYDYFKSVHNRLSYDGNDSRVFNNVHYFSAFVANNAYWDPMTEEIYYVYCPHNNSICKGFNLPILLDPTYEDFTSLDIVSHEFGHGVNGDLAGFNLDMEPGALDEGFSDIWNVGVNNYVNKVLGMQKNIWLVGDETVPGGGMRSVSNPKSTTVLGPGPNTYHGDLWDFEDNEPHTNSLVLSHWFYTLSKGKLGFNDYECTYNVSGIGIEKAERIAYVALLFLSSTSGYTSARTAAIIAAKTLYGLFSSEVKSTIDAWDAVAVPADTTSRGGQGMVRPHHYIASVKLSNVKNDSGNDCGYKDNSYLHPTVLRGATYNMVLLSQGSASNPPKVHKWRVWIDFNRDGSFESSEMVVQDTVNSSYGGTLQKSIQIPANALTGYAKMRVSMKAAQSGEAYQRFDESFVEGEVEDYIVSIIDFSL, encoded by the coding sequence ATGAGACTTTTTAGGTTGTTAAAGATCAATTCGAATATAAAAATACTCTTAAGTATCTTTATGATTTCGATTTTATTTTCTTGTAAAGATAAACATGGATCAGGTATAGAATCTTGGTTTGTGGTTTTAAATCCTGTCCAATCGGATAGTAAGGCGATTTCGGAGCGTCACCATTCATCAAATGGAACACTTACATTTGCGAAGTTCAATTCGGATCTTGTTCCTTATTCACGTAAACAAGCTTCCGAAGTTCTTAAGACGTATTTACAATTACCCTTAACTTCTCAAGCTACATTCTTGCGTTCGACTCGTGTAGGAGATTTTGATCACGATCGTTTTCAACAGAGATACAAAGGTATTAAAGTAGAGAATGGAATTTACACAGTTGTCTCAAAAGAGAATACGATAGAACTCATGATTGGTGAATTTTATCAAGTTCCGGAGGAGTTGAGTTCATCTCCTAAACTATCTGAGGCAGAAGCACTTGCAAAAACGCTAAAACATATTGGAGCTAAGAAGTATTTGTGGGAAGTTTCTGAACGAGAAGCAGCATTGAAACGTAAGAAGAATGATCCAAATGCAAGTTATTTTCCGAAGGGAGAATTATTAATTTATCAACATTCTTTGCCAAAATCTAATTTTCCAAAAGAGTTTCGATTAGCGTATAAATTTGGTATAACCTCTATAGATCCCCCTTCATCTCGATACGTGTATGTAGATTCTAACTCTGGAGAAATTTTATCGAGTAGAGACGCTAGAAGATACGAGGGAATTTCATTTCCAAGTCCAAAACCTCCTATAGAAATAGATGTCGATTATAGTCGTTGTATAATAGATAGAGAATATTGTATCGAACAAGGAACGGCAATGACTCGTTTTAGCGGGTTACAATCGATTACAACTTGGACGGCAGGAAAGACTAACCATTTTGAACTAAAAGATAATTCGAGAGGCAACGGGATTTATACATACTCTTGGGAGTTTGTAAAAGATCCGATATTGGATATTCAACTTTTGAATATTCCAATAATTGATACTGACAATAGTTGGACAAAATCTGAATATCATGACGATTACAATCGCGATGCGTTATTGGATGCACATTGGGGAATTGGAATGACGTATGACTACTTCAAATCCGTTCATAATCGGTTGAGTTATGATGGAAATGATAGTAGAGTATTTAATAATGTACACTATTTTAGTGCATTTGTAGCGAATAACGCATATTGGGATCCTATGACAGAAGAAATCTATTATGTATATTGTCCTCATAATAATAGTATATGCAAAGGTTTTAATTTACCAATTCTTTTAGATCCTACATATGAAGACTTTACATCTTTGGATATTGTTTCTCATGAATTTGGACACGGTGTCAATGGGGACCTTGCAGGTTTCAATCTTGATATGGAGCCTGGTGCACTCGATGAGGGATTCAGTGATATTTGGAATGTTGGTGTAAATAACTACGTGAATAAAGTTTTAGGAATGCAAAAGAACATCTGGTTGGTAGGAGATGAAACGGTTCCGGGAGGAGGAATGCGTTCTGTGTCAAATCCAAAATCTACTACAGTATTGGGTCCGGGACCAAATACGTATCATGGAGATCTTTGGGATTTCGAGGATAACGAACCACATACAAATAGTCTAGTCTTGAGCCATTGGTTTTATACATTATCCAAAGGAAAACTAGGATTTAATGATTACGAATGCACGTATAACGTTTCTGGAATTGGTATTGAAAAGGCTGAAAGAATTGCTTATGTTGCCCTTCTTTTTCTTTCTTCTACGTCCGGTTATACTTCTGCAAGGACCGCAGCAATTATTGCGGCTAAAACATTGTATGGTCTGTTTTCTTCGGAAGTAAAAAGTACAATCGATGCTTGGGATGCAGTGGCTGTTCCGGCTGATACAACTTCTCGTGGAGGACAAGGGATGGTAAGACCTCATCATTATATCGCTTCTGTAAAACTTTCTAATGTAAAAAATGATTCCGGAAACGATTGTGGGTACAAGGATAATTCATACTTACATCCGACGGTCTTGAGGGGAGCAACGTATAACATGGTGTTATTGAGTCAAGGCTCGGCAAGTAATCCGCCAAAAGTTCACAAATGGAGAGTATGGATCGATTTCAATCGGGATGGTAGTTTTGAATCGTCGGAAATGGTAGTTCAGGATACTGTCAATTCTTCGTATGGAGGAACATTACAAAAATCGATTCAGATTCCAGCGAACGCGCTTACTGGATATGCAAAGATGAGAGTTTCTATGAAGGCTGCTCAAAGTGGAGAAGCTTATCAACGTTTTGATGAATCCTTTGTAGAAGGAGAAGTGGAGGATTACATAGTTTCGATTATAGATTTTAGTCTTTAG
- a CDS encoding M4 family metalopeptidase thermolysin, whose protein sequence is MGIFLVLQLYHCKDKQGQGIESWFGILSPVKVDEKAISDRHYSSNGTLTFATFNSDLVPYNRKQAPEVLKTYLQLPLNSEPVFLRSNHIGDYDHDRFQQRYKGIKVENGTYTVVSKGNTIESMMGEFYQVPDNFNFSPKLSESEAFSKALKHFGAKKYIWESLEREEALKKKQDDPNATNFPKGELLVYQHSLGKLNSQKEFRLVYKFGIVSIEPSSSRYVYVDSHSGEILANIDANRYEAGGGSPIPTTPQTPSDTNYGICFPDKTPCIKQGMAATRFSGIQSIITWTTEADRFELKDYSRGKGIVSYSWELVRVAPSALETVKIPLIDTDNNWTKAEHHDDYNHDAVLDAHWGIEHTYDYFKSVHNRSSFDGEDAKIVNNVHYTKVLNFNNAHWNPITEELEYTYCPHGSSLCHGINDEILLDPTYEDFTSLDIVSHEFGHAVNAYAAGFYYNAESAALDEGFGDIWNVGVNNYVNKILGIQKSIWRFGDETVPNGGMRSLLYPNSTTTISSGPDTYYGDLWDFTNKKTHENGLVLGHWFYILSSGKSGVNDHSCEYNTTGISIEKAEKIAYSAIHYLSPTSGYVATRSAAILAAKNLYGKFSLEVESTIDAWDAVGVPAETTSRGGDGMRKVGNYITSVKLSSMENNSGNDCGYKDNTYLHPWVLRGGTYQLVLSSEGSQVPLKTHKWSVWIDLNRNGIFDSSEIILQTSNQLWGGGTLQRSIVIPATALTGDTKMRVSMKAADSWETYPSADEKFYDGEVEDYTISIHSFRL, encoded by the coding sequence ATGGGAATTTTTCTCGTATTGCAATTGTATCATTGTAAAGATAAACAGGGACAGGGGATCGAGTCTTGGTTTGGAATTTTAAGTCCAGTTAAAGTTGATGAGAAGGCGATTTCAGATCGTCATTATTCATCAAATGGAACACTTACGTTTGCCACGTTCAATTCGGATCTTGTTCCCTATAATCGCAAACAAGCGCCGGAAGTTTTGAAAACGTATTTGCAGTTACCTTTAAATTCGGAACCAGTTTTTTTGCGTTCGAATCATATTGGAGATTATGATCATGATCGATTCCAGCAGAGATACAAAGGAATTAAAGTCGAAAATGGAACTTATACGGTAGTCTCAAAAGGAAACACCATCGAATCTATGATGGGTGAATTTTATCAAGTTCCGGACAATTTTAATTTTTCTCCTAAATTGTCAGAATCAGAAGCATTTTCAAAAGCGTTAAAACATTTTGGAGCTAAAAAATATATTTGGGAATCTCTGGAAAGAGAAGAAGCGTTAAAGAAAAAACAAGATGATCCTAATGCGACTAATTTTCCGAAAGGTGAACTTTTAGTTTATCAACATTCATTAGGTAAATTGAATTCTCAAAAAGAATTTCGATTGGTTTACAAGTTTGGAATTGTATCGATCGAACCTTCTTCTTCGAGATATGTGTACGTAGATTCCCATTCTGGCGAGATTTTAGCAAATATTGATGCTAATCGTTATGAAGCCGGTGGTGGAAGTCCGATTCCAACAACTCCACAAACTCCGTCAGATACGAATTACGGAATTTGTTTTCCTGACAAGACCCCTTGTATTAAACAAGGTATGGCTGCGACACGTTTTAGCGGAATCCAGTCGATTATAACTTGGACTACGGAGGCAGATCGTTTCGAACTCAAAGATTATTCAAGAGGTAAGGGAATTGTCAGTTATTCTTGGGAATTAGTGAGAGTCGCTCCATCGGCATTAGAAACTGTAAAAATTCCTCTGATTGATACTGATAATAATTGGACGAAGGCTGAACATCACGATGATTACAATCACGATGCAGTTTTGGATGCACATTGGGGAATTGAACATACCTACGACTATTTCAAATCCGTTCACAATCGTTCTAGCTTTGATGGAGAGGATGCCAAGATAGTAAATAATGTACACTACACAAAGGTACTCAATTTTAATAATGCACACTGGAATCCTATTACAGAAGAATTAGAATATACGTACTGTCCTCACGGTAGTAGTCTTTGTCATGGCATTAATGATGAGATTCTTTTAGATCCTACATATGAAGACTTTACATCTTTGGATATTGTTTCTCATGAATTTGGGCACGCGGTAAATGCATACGCCGCTGGTTTCTACTATAACGCAGAGTCTGCGGCTCTTGATGAAGGATTCGGTGATATTTGGAATGTTGGTGTGAATAACTATGTGAATAAAATTTTAGGAATTCAAAAGAGCATCTGGCGATTTGGTGACGAAACCGTTCCCAATGGAGGAATGCGTTCCCTACTATATCCGAATTCTACTACGACAATCAGTTCGGGACCGGATACGTATTACGGAGACCTTTGGGATTTTACAAATAAGAAGACTCATGAAAACGGCCTGGTTCTCGGTCATTGGTTCTATATTCTTTCCAGTGGAAAGAGTGGGGTTAATGATCACTCGTGTGAATACAATACAACTGGGATCAGTATCGAAAAAGCGGAGAAAATAGCTTATTCTGCGATTCACTATCTTTCTCCTACTTCTGGATATGTAGCAACAAGGAGCGCAGCCATTCTTGCCGCTAAAAATCTGTATGGGAAGTTTTCGTTGGAAGTGGAAAGTACGATTGATGCTTGGGATGCAGTAGGTGTTCCTGCGGAAACAACTTCTCGTGGAGGAGATGGAATGAGAAAGGTTGGAAATTACATCACTTCTGTAAAACTTTCGAGCATGGAAAATAATTCCGGAAACGATTGTGGATACAAAGATAATACGTACCTTCATCCTTGGGTATTGAGGGGTGGGACGTATCAGCTGGTGTTGTCAAGCGAGGGCTCCCAGGTTCCTTTGAAAACTCATAAGTGGAGTGTGTGGATCGACTTAAATCGAAATGGGATTTTTGATTCGTCTGAGATAATACTTCAGACTTCAAATCAACTTTGGGGAGGAGGGACTCTTCAAAGATCGATCGTAATTCCAGCGACCGCTTTAACTGGAGATACGAAGATGCGAGTTTCTATGAAAGCGGCGGATTCTTGGGAAACATATCCGAGTGCTGACGAAAAGTTTTACGATGGGGAAGTAGAGGATTATACAATAAGTATTCATAGTTTCCGTCTCTAA